Proteins encoded within one genomic window of Saccharopolyspora pogona:
- a CDS encoding MFS transporter, producing the protein MKANESTVSANTDFGTPQGRRMAIRALAGVSAGNFVEWYDFAIYAYSSTVIARHFFPPGNDTAALLGTLAVFGLTFITRPLGGVFFGQLGDRIGRRNTLVVILTLMGVSTTLIGLLPTYDKIGIAAPILLTLLRLCQGFSAGGESSGGAAFLSEYAPRGRRGTWTGLSNSTQTLPFAVAALLIVGLNTWMGDAVYNGWGWRVPFLIAAPFALVGLFLRMRLDDTPVFRSLERTNKVAHTPLREVLTNYRREVLLLIGIASLNAVAFYTVSSYFTTYLQSVVHLSATTALASNSLALLAYSLFIPLAGRLGDRLGRKRMIGTGALALVVLAVPGYLIAGSGGLGLAIVGQLLITLPLVTVASVVAVAQAELFPAAVRYTGAALGYNIAYALFGGTAPFVGQYLVLLTDNKLAPAFYLIVLALLALIPIKALPETSKVSMLRPDNTMLTPKERSGR; encoded by the coding sequence ATGAAAGCCAACGAATCGACGGTTTCGGCGAATACGGATTTCGGCACCCCGCAGGGCCGCCGGATGGCGATCCGCGCGCTCGCGGGCGTGTCAGCGGGCAACTTCGTGGAGTGGTACGACTTCGCGATCTACGCCTACTCCTCGACGGTGATCGCCCGGCACTTTTTCCCGCCGGGCAACGACACTGCCGCACTGCTTGGCACCCTGGCGGTCTTCGGCCTCACGTTCATCACCAGGCCCCTGGGTGGCGTCTTCTTCGGCCAACTCGGCGACCGGATCGGCAGGCGCAACACTCTGGTCGTAATCCTCACGCTGATGGGCGTGAGCACCACCCTCATCGGATTACTGCCCACCTACGACAAGATCGGCATCGCCGCCCCGATCCTGCTGACGCTGTTGCGACTGTGCCAGGGATTCTCGGCCGGCGGCGAGTCCTCCGGCGGGGCGGCGTTCCTCAGCGAGTACGCGCCGCGCGGCAGGCGCGGCACCTGGACCGGCCTGTCCAACAGCACGCAGACCCTGCCGTTCGCCGTGGCCGCGCTGCTCATCGTCGGCCTCAACACCTGGATGGGCGACGCCGTCTACAACGGTTGGGGATGGCGGGTGCCGTTCCTCATCGCCGCGCCGTTCGCCCTCGTCGGGCTGTTCCTGCGCATGCGGCTCGACGACACCCCGGTGTTCCGGTCGCTGGAGAGGACGAACAAGGTCGCCCACACCCCGCTGCGCGAGGTGCTGACCAACTATCGCCGCGAGGTGCTGCTGCTGATCGGGATCGCCTCGCTCAACGCGGTCGCGTTCTACACGGTGTCGAGCTACTTCACCACGTACCTGCAAAGCGTCGTGCACCTCAGCGCGACTACGGCACTCGCCTCGAACAGCCTCGCCCTGCTGGCCTACAGCCTGTTCATCCCGCTGGCCGGGAGGCTCGGCGACCGCCTCGGCAGGAAACGGATGATCGGCACGGGCGCGCTCGCGCTCGTAGTGCTCGCGGTGCCCGGATACCTCATCGCCGGGAGCGGAGGACTCGGCCTGGCCATCGTCGGACAGCTGCTCATCACGCTGCCGCTGGTGACCGTGGCCTCCGTCGTCGCCGTCGCGCAGGCGGAGCTGTTCCCGGCCGCGGTGCGCTACACCGGCGCCGCGCTCGGCTACAACATCGCGTACGCGCTGTTCGGTGGCACGGCGCCGTTCGTCGGCCAATACCTGGTGCTGCTGACCGATAACAAGCTGGCGCCTGCGTTCTACCTCATCGTGCTCGCGCTGCTGGCCCTCATCCCGATCAAGGCGCTGCCAGAGACGTCGAAGGTTTCCATGCTGCGTCCCGACAACACCATGCTGACCCCGAAGGAAAGGAGCGGTCGATGA
- a CDS encoding AMP-binding protein → MTTELAPRYLAVLTGATIPELLAAAAAERGEAPYADFAGEPVTLSALAEAVADAQRGLAALGVHRGDRVAVMLPNHLEHVVLVHALVGMRAVWVPVNTRLRGEPLAHVLTDCDPSLLIIDPRYAAELAALPRGTTQAWVVEYGTGIAPWRQGDAVRSVLPRPDGDDVVSIMYTSGTTGPAKGVQVTDRMLRAAALGTEAASTPRDGDVFFLWEPLCHIGGAQVLLLPLLRRVRLAFVERFSASAFWSQVVAAGATHIHHLGGILPMLLSRPRTESERRNVVRVSWGGGMTSEAWREAETRFGLRVRECYGMTEASSISTANVAGLGGGIGRALPWFDVEVHDEHGRPVPDGEIGEIVLRPLVDGLVTPGYFRNDEATARSRRGPWWRTGDRGRFTGGALHFIGRLTDSLRHRGENVSAWEVETIVNTHPAVAESAVVGVPAPEGDEDIKVFVAVTDPATFDPAEFVAWCGQRLARFQVPRYVAVVDDFPKTPSLRIQKSLLSRETSDAFDARRRMPSP, encoded by the coding sequence GTGACCACTGAGCTCGCCCCGCGGTACCTCGCCGTACTCACCGGAGCCACCATTCCGGAACTGCTGGCCGCCGCCGCGGCCGAGCGCGGCGAGGCACCGTACGCGGACTTCGCCGGAGAACCGGTTACCCTGTCCGCGCTGGCGGAAGCCGTCGCGGACGCCCAGCGCGGGCTGGCCGCGCTGGGCGTCCACCGGGGTGACCGGGTGGCCGTGATGCTGCCCAACCATCTCGAGCACGTGGTGTTGGTTCACGCGCTGGTGGGGATGCGGGCGGTATGGGTGCCGGTCAACACCCGGCTCCGTGGCGAGCCGCTCGCCCATGTGCTAACCGACTGCGACCCGAGCCTGCTCATTATCGACCCGAGGTACGCCGCCGAACTCGCGGCTCTCCCGCGCGGTACCACACAGGCTTGGGTTGTCGAATACGGGACCGGCATCGCGCCGTGGCGCCAGGGCGACGCCGTGCGGTCGGTGCTGCCCCGACCGGACGGCGACGACGTCGTCAGCATCATGTACACCTCGGGCACGACGGGGCCGGCCAAGGGAGTGCAGGTCACCGACCGGATGCTGCGGGCCGCCGCGCTCGGCACCGAAGCAGCGAGCACACCGCGGGACGGCGACGTGTTCTTCCTCTGGGAACCGCTGTGCCATATCGGTGGTGCACAGGTGCTGTTGCTCCCGTTGCTGCGCCGGGTCCGGCTGGCCTTCGTCGAGCGATTCAGTGCCTCGGCCTTCTGGTCCCAGGTGGTCGCCGCGGGTGCGACGCACATCCACCACCTCGGCGGCATCCTGCCGATGCTCCTCAGCCGGCCCCGGACGGAGTCCGAGCGCCGAAACGTCGTGCGCGTGTCGTGGGGCGGTGGGATGACCAGCGAGGCGTGGCGGGAGGCGGAGACGCGGTTCGGTCTGCGGGTGCGCGAATGCTACGGGATGACCGAGGCATCGAGCATTTCGACCGCGAACGTCGCCGGCCTTGGCGGTGGCATCGGCCGGGCCCTGCCATGGTTCGACGTCGAGGTGCACGACGAGCACGGCAGGCCGGTTCCCGATGGTGAAATCGGTGAGATCGTGCTGCGTCCACTGGTCGATGGCCTCGTGACACCGGGTTATTTCCGCAATGACGAGGCCACCGCGCGGTCCCGCCGCGGCCCCTGGTGGCGGACCGGCGACCGAGGCCGTTTCACCGGCGGTGCGCTGCACTTCATCGGCAGGCTTACCGACTCCTTGCGGCATCGCGGTGAGAACGTCTCGGCCTGGGAGGTCGAGACGATCGTCAACACGCACCCGGCGGTCGCCGAGAGCGCGGTCGTCGGCGTGCCCGCCCCGGAGGGCGACGAGGACATCAAGGTGTTCGTCGCCGTCACCGACCCGGCCACGTTCGACCCGGCGGAGTTCGTCGCCTGGTGCGGGCAGCGCCTCGCCCGGTTCCAGGTTCCGCGCTACGTCGCCGTCGTGGACGATTTCCCGAAGACGCCGAGCCTGCGTATCCAGAAGTCGCTGCTATCGCGGGAGACGAGCGACGCCTTCGACGCCCGAAGAAGGATGCCTTCGCCATGA
- a CDS encoding enoyl-CoA hydratase/isomerase family protein, translating into MTDEILVENRDGVAVITLNRPAALNAWTMSMQDRVRDRVVALAADDKVRGIVFTGSGERAFCAGQDLAETAEFDPEDVQRWLDNFRALYEAVLHVDKPVVAAINGVAAGSGYQFTLLCDVRVAHPEVTMGQTEVSSGIPSITGMYLTQNALGTSRMLELMLSSRLMGIDELTTVGLIHHVVPREQVLDKAIEIVRQIAALPTVAVALTKRRYREHLLPGLREAYAAAARIDREAWASGQPQQVMREFFETRKAKKAAATRSVRS; encoded by the coding sequence ATGACCGACGAGATCCTGGTAGAGAACCGCGACGGCGTGGCCGTGATCACCCTGAACCGGCCGGCGGCGCTCAACGCCTGGACCATGAGCATGCAAGACCGCGTACGGGATCGGGTGGTCGCGCTGGCCGCCGATGACAAAGTGCGAGGGATCGTCTTCACCGGTTCGGGCGAGCGCGCGTTCTGCGCCGGACAGGACCTGGCGGAGACGGCCGAGTTCGATCCCGAGGACGTGCAGCGGTGGCTGGACAACTTCCGTGCCCTCTACGAAGCAGTGCTGCATGTCGACAAACCGGTGGTCGCCGCGATCAATGGTGTCGCGGCCGGATCGGGGTACCAGTTCACGTTGCTGTGCGACGTGCGAGTGGCTCACCCCGAGGTCACGATGGGCCAGACCGAGGTCAGCTCCGGCATTCCCAGCATCACCGGCATGTATCTCACCCAGAATGCGCTCGGCACGTCGCGGATGCTGGAGCTGATGCTCAGCTCCCGACTGATGGGCATCGACGAACTGACCACCGTCGGTCTCATCCATCACGTGGTGCCGCGGGAGCAGGTGCTCGACAAGGCGATCGAGATCGTGCGCCAGATCGCGGCGCTACCGACCGTCGCGGTCGCACTCACCAAGCGGCGTTACCGAGAGCACCTCCTTCCCGGGCTGCGCGAGGCGTACGCGGCGGCTGCCCGCATCGACCGGGAAGCCTGGGCGTCCGGGCAGCCGCAGCAGGTGATGCGCGAATTCTTCGAGACCAGGAAGGCGAAGAAGGCCGCGGCGACCCGGAGCGTCCGGTCGTGA